CTTATCAGATCTTCTGAGCTTATTACAACTTTTGGAACTGACTTTAATTACAAATACTTTTAGTAgcccttattttatttttctgaacTTAGATAAACTTATTTTTCCGAAAAAATTGTAAATAAGTTGAGCTGAAAAAGGTGGTACCAGCATATGTACTTCTTTCAACAACTTCAACTGTGAATTATGAATTTTGTCTCCCCTATCACCTTTTTCTTCAATTCTCTTGACCGTAAATTGTTTGGAATATCCAAATACGATATGTTTTTATTTATATCATGTTACGCGATATTTGATTACCAAGGAATTGATTCTAAAGAATGTTTTCTTGTAAGATGCTAAAAATCTTAGTACTAAAGATTGACAAGAGATCGCTCAAATAATTATTTTCACAATTTTTATAAGCTAAGGTTATACCTTTacaaaagaaatcacattttATACAATTACATATTGTATTCCTACaacaatttaataattcaaCATTAACAAATTGAAGGTTATGCTCAATGGTTAAACTTAAACATAACCCATCTATAAAAATGGAACTTTTACTTGTCATATTGGGCTGGGCCTTTTGGGCCGACAAAAGGCCCATATTGCTTGAAATATCATTTTCTTCATCACTAATTTTGTTGCTTCTCACTGTGATCCAATCCTCATCCCAATCCCAATTAGGAAACTGATCCCAAGATGAATTTACCATCAACTCCTTTATTCTATCAATATGAGACTTGGTGGATCCTTCTTGGGCCACATTTTCGTGGGCTAATTGAGATTCCTTCAGGTTTAGGGTCTCCCAAATACCTTGGTCCAATATGCTTGTTGGAGTATCCATATTCGGCCCAAAGTCTGGCCCATAATCAATAACAAAAGGGTGTGTAAGAAGTTCAGCAACTGACCATCTCTCTTTTGGGTCTCTCTTCAAGCATTTAGACAAGAAGTCCTTGGCTTGGTCCGGTAAGAAGTCCGGAATTTCAGGCAACAAACCCGAAAACCCGATATGATACAAGGCCGAAAGCGGGTCTTGGGTAATATTGGGCCATGGGCTAACCCCGGTAGCCATCTCAAAAACGGTACAACCCAATGCCCAAACGTCTGCCGGGTAACTTTGTTGCTCGCCACGTGCCACCTCCGGGGCCATGTACAAGGGGGTCCCACCTATCTCCGTCACGGACGAATCAAATCCTGCCACATCATTTACCACTTTACAACACCCAAAGTCCCCAATTTTCACCCCTTTACTAGTTACCAAAATGTTAGCACACTTGACATCACAATGTACCATACCTTTACAATGTAGGTACTCTAGTCCCCAGAGAATTTCTCCGGTGTACCGTCTCATCAACGGATCGCTTAATCTGCcaccgccgccaccaccaccaccacctc
This Spinacia oleracea cultivar Varoflay chromosome 6, BTI_SOV_V1, whole genome shotgun sequence DNA region includes the following protein-coding sequences:
- the LOC110792673 gene encoding mitogen-activated protein kinase kinase kinase 18-like, giving the protein MNSSWIRGKLIGRGSSAAVSLANTVPSGETFAVKSVEYSKSSTLRKEQEIHSRLKCDQVIEYKGFDVTIENGKVLYNILLEYASGGTLADVIQTKGGGGGAGGGGGGGGGGGRLSDPLMRRYTGEILWGLEYLHCKGFDSSVTEIGGTPLYMAPEVARGEQQSYPADVWALGCTVFEMATGVSPWPNITQDPLSALYHIGFSGLLPEIPDFLPDQAKDFLSKCLKRDPKERWSVAELLTHPFVIDYGPDFGPNMDTPTSILDQGIWETLNLKESQLAHENVAQEGSTKSHIDRIKELMVNSSWDQFPNWDWDEDWITVRSNKISDEENDISSNMGLLSAQKAQPNMTSKSSIFIDGLCLSLTIEHNLQFVNVELLNCCRNTICNCIKCDFFCKGITLAYKNCENNYLSDLLSIFSTKIFSILQENIL